The Magnetospirillum sp. XM-1 genomic interval CTGGCCGGTGCCGTGGCGGTGGCGGTGCTGCCGCCGCTGGCGCTCGGCCTGGACTGGTCCGAATGGATCTACCGCTCGTTGGTGTTGCTGGTCATTTCATGCCCCTGCGCCCTGGTGATCTCGACGCCGCTGACGGTGGTGGCCGCCATGGCCTCGGCGGCGCGGGCCGGTGTGCTGGTCAAGGGCGGGGAATATCTTGAAACGGCGTCGCGGCTGTCCGCCATCGCCTTCGACAAGACGGGAACCGTGACTTCGGGCCGCCCCGGTGTCGAACGGGTGATGGCGCTGGACGGCGGCGACGAGGGCCGCATCTTGCGGCTTGCGGCGGCGCTGGAGGCGCGCAGCACCCACCCGCTGGGCCGGGCCATCCTCGATCACGCCGCCGCCGGGGGCATTGCTCCGACTCCGGCCGAATCCGTCCAGTCCCTGCCCGGCAAGGGGATGTGCGGGGTCGTCGATGGCGAGGCGGTGTGGCTGGGCTCCCATCGTTACGCGATGGAGCGGGGTGCCGAGACGCCTGCCGTGCGCGAGGCGGCCCTGGCCTTGGCGGAAGGGGGGCGGTCGGTGGTGGCGGTGGGGGATGCCGCCGGGGTACGCGGGCTGATCGCCCTGTCCGATTCCATTCGTCCGGAAGCTGCGACGGCGCTGGCGGGCCTGCGCCGGGCCGGGGTGGGCAAACTGATCATGCTGACCGGAGACAACGCCGCCACCGGCGAGCGGGTAGCCGCTGCCCTGGGCTTCGATCTCGTCCTGGCGGAACTGCTGCCCGAGGACAAAAGCGAGGCCATGGACGATCTCGCCCGGCAATTCGGAACCGTCGCCATGGTGGGAGACGGAGTCAACGACGCCCCCGCCATGGCCCGGTCGTCCCTGGGTATCGCCATGGGGGCCGCCGGAACCGATACCGCCATCGAAACCTCGGATCTGGCCCTGATGTCCGACGATCTGACCAGGTTGGCCTGGCTGATCGGCCATTCCCGCCGGATGATGACGGTCATCCGCCAGAATATCGGTTTCGCCATCACCCTGAAGGCGGTGTTCATGGTGCTGGCGATTTTGGACATCGCGACCCTGTGGGGAGCCATCGCGGCGGATATGGGAGCGGCCCTTCTGGTGGCCTTCAATGGATTGCGCTTGCTGAAGGCCGGCGTTACTCAGAGGTCCGAGGACGGCATGGGCTTATCCTCGTCGTCGAATACCTTGAAACAGAGGCTTGCCTAGGGATGGAGGGGCGATCATGCATGTACACAATCTGTCGTCATGGCAACACAGCCACCATTTCCAATCGGGCCTGGAAGCATCCGCCGAACGCCGGACCAAGATCGTGGTGGCTCTGACCATCGTCATGATGGTGGCCGAGATCGCGGCGGGCACGATCTTCAACTCCATGGCACTGCTGGCCGACGGCTGGCATATGTCCACCCATGCCGGGGCCTTGGGAATCGCCGCCTTCGCCTATACCTTCGCCCGCAGTCACGCCGACGACCAGCGCTTTACCTTCGGCACCGGCAAGGTCGGGACGCTGGGCGGCTTTACCAGCGCCATTATCCTTTGCATGGTGGCGCTGCTGATGGTGTGGGAATCGGCAAACCGCCTGATGACGGTCCAAGCCATCGCCTTCGACGAGGCCCTGATGGTCGCCGTCATCGGGTTGGTCGTCAACGTGGTCAGCGCCGGGATTTTGGGCGGACACGGCCTCGGCGACGACCATGATCACTGCGGCCACCACCACGATCACGACCATCATCGCGACCATCACGACCACAATCTCCAGGCCGCCTATATCCATGTCCTGGCAGACGTCCTCACCTCGGTGTTGGCCATCGCCGCCCTGCTGCTGGGGAAATATCTGGGGTGGTGGTGGATGGATCCCATGATGGGATTGGTCGGGGCCGCCGTCATCGGCAAATGGGCCTGGGGCTTGATGCGCAAGACCGGTTCGGTCTTGCTGGATCACAGCGACGACCGGGAGCTGCCGGAAGAAGTCCGCGCCGCCATCGAGGGCGATGCCGACAACCGGCTGTCCGATCTTCATCTCTGGCAGATCGGGCCGGGCCATTGGGGGGCCATCGTCTCGCTGGTGACCCACACCCCGCGCGAGCCGGGCCATTACAAGACGCTGCTGGCCGAGGTTCACGAACTCAGCCATGTCACGGTGGAGGTCCATCCCTGCGACGGGGCGTCTTGCGGCTAAAGCGGTTTGCGCTTTATCTGGCGCAAACCGCTTTGGCGAGCATTGAGCGAGCGGCCAAGCAAACCGTAGGTTTGCGCCCGGCGAGGGCATACATAAGATTATAGCCTTTTGCGTTACATTCGACGCAAAAGGCTTTAGGGGGGCTTCCCGATCGGCTCATGGCAATCGGCCTTGATCCGGCTTGCCGCGGGGGCGGGCGGTGCTGTGGTCCGGCTATAATTTCCGGGAAAAAGGGGATGAAATCAGGATGTGGGCCATTCCGACATACCTTCTGGCCGCTTTCGCCGAGATCGGCGGTTGCTTCGCGTTCTGGGCCCGGCTCCGGCTGGGCAAATCGCCCTTCTGGCTGGCTCCGGGGATGGCCAGTCTGGCCCTGTTCGCCTGGGCCTTGACCCGGGTCGATGCCGATTTCGCCGGTCGCGCCTATGCGGCCTATGGCGGCATCTACATTTTGTCGTCGTTGGTGTGGATGTGGGCGGTGGAAGAGAGCCCGCCGGACCGGTGGGACGTTCTGGGCGCCGCCTTCTGCCTGGCGGGCGCCCTGGTGATCATTTTCGCCCCCCGCGGCGAGTGATGCCGTAATCGGCCGCAGGGCGGCGGGGCGTTTCGTCAGGCGATTCCGGTGGCTACCACCGAAACCCGCATCTTGCCGGCCAGGGCGTCGTCGAAGGTGGATCCGAAAATGATGTTGGCCTCGGCGGCCACTTCCTCGCGGATGCGGTTAGCGGCCGAGTCCACCTCGAACAAGGTCATGTCCATGCCGCCGGTGATGTTGATCAGGACGCCCTTGGCCCCCTTTATGGAGGTGTCGCCCAGCAGCGGGTTGGAGATGGCGGCCTCGGCGGCGTCGATCGCGCGCTTTTCGCCGGCGGCCTCGCCGGTGCCCATGATGGCCTTGCCCATTTCGCTCATGACGATGCGGATATCGGCGAAATCCAGGTTGATCAGGCCGGGCATCACCACCAGATCGGTGACGCTGCGCACCCCGGAATTGAGCACGCCGTCGGCCATCTTGAAGGCGTCGGCGAAGGTGGTGCGCTCGGTGGCGACGCGGAACAGGTTCTGATTGGGGATGATGATCAGGGTATCGAGCTCTTCTTGCAGGGCTTCAATGCCGAGATCGGCGGTGTGCATGCGGTGCTTGCCTTCGAAGTGGAACGGCTTGGTCACCACGCCGATGGTAAGGATCCCCTGTTCGCGGGCGGCCCTGGCGATGACCGGTGCCGCGCCCGACCCGGTGCCGCCGCCCATGCCGGCGGTGATGAACACCATATGGGCGTCGCCGATCAGGTCTTGGATGTCTTCGAGACTTTCTTCCGCGGCGGCGCGGCCCACGTCCGGGTGCGAACCGGCGCCCAACCCCTGGGTAACCCGGCCGCCTAGTTGGACGCGCCGCTCGGTCAGGCTCAGTCCCAGCGCCTGGGCGTCCGTATTGGCGACGATGAATTCCACGCCCTCGATCTTGGACTGGATCATGTTGTTGACGGCGTTGCCGCCGGCTCCGCCGACGCCGATCACCACTATTCTCGGACGGACTATCGTCATCGCACCATCACCGCCGATAAGACATGCGCCGCGTGTCCAGCCTCATCAGCCGATCCGCAGGGCGCGCAGCACGTTCCCGCCCCGCCACTGGTGAAAGCGATACCACAGCAAAACGATGACGGCCGCCGCATAGACATAGGGTTCGCCGTTTTCGTGATTGGCGGCAAGGATGAAGTGGAGCGCCACCAGGGCGTTGATCACATAAGTAGCACTGTGCAGTTTCTTCCAGCGCTTGCCGCCGATCCGCTTGATCTGGCTATTGGCCGAGGTGAAGGCCAGTGGAATCAGCAGCGCGAACGCCACCAGACCGAGCAAGATGAACGGCCGCTTGTAGATGTCGCCCATCATGTCGCCCAGATTGAGCGCCCATTCCAAGGCGACATAGGCCAAGACGTGCATCACCGCGTAGAAAAAGGCGAACAGCCCGATCATGCGCCGGTATTTGGCCAGGGTCTTGATGCCGGTGATTTCCTGGACCGGACGCATGGCCAGGGAAATAATCAAGAAGGTGAAGGCCCAATCGCCGAGATAGCGGTTGACGAAGCCGACGGGGGCCTCGCCCAGGGACCCGTTGGAGATATAGCCCTCGATGACGCTGCGTCCCACCAGCCAGACGAAGGGCAGCGCGGCGGTCAGGAACACCAGCGGCTTCCAATCCACCGTGCGGGCCGATTTCAGATGATGGTCGCAGGTTTCGTCGATGCCGTTGGCCAGCAGCCAGGCGGCGTAAAGGGTCACCAGCATCTTGCCCGTTCCCATCAAGATGAACGGGGCGCGGGGGCCGAGGGCGTCGAAATAATAGCCGCCGCTTTGGACCAGCATGACGGTTCCCAGGCCGCCGACCAGATAACCGGCTCCCACCATGGCCCCCAGGATCGGCTTGGGCGAGGCGTCCACGGTCAGAACCTGAAGGGTCACGAAACATCCCGCATGGCCGATTCCCACCATCAGCAGCGGCAGCGCCACCAGCCAGTTGAAGGGATTGGCGAACATGCCCAGCCAGATATAGCCCAGCGCCGCCAGGGACAGGCTGGCGCCGATGGCGGAAATGCGGCTGTGCCGTTCGATGAAGCTGCGCCATAGCGGCACCGCCGCCAGCACCGCCAGCCCCAGCAGGCCGATCATCACGGCGGCATGGGCGGTGGCGAAGGTGCGGGTCACCCCCACCAGATCGGAAACGGAAATGCACCACAGCGAGAAGAACAGGCTGAGGATGATCACGTCGGCGCGGGTGTAGAAGGCGGCGGCGAAGGCCAGCTGCATGCGCGGATCGCTGGTGATCACCGTCCAGACCTGCCGCAGCGGATGTTCGTCGTCTTCCGAGGCCGGCTGGGGCGGGGCCACGTCCCGCAGATTGCGCCGCGTCAGCTGGAAACCGGCGATTCCGGCCAGCAGCGGCAGGCACATGATGAGGAAGACGCCGCCGGGATAATCGGCCATCTGCATGACGATGGCGGCCAGCATGGTGCCGCCGAACACCATCATGAAGACCAGATTCCCCATGAGGCGCGGCCGGTTGGCGCGCGACGACACATCGCCCACCAGGGTGGACAGCTGCAACTGGACGGTATCGGCGCCCACGGTCAGCAGTACCCGGGTCAGATAGAACAGCACCAGACCGGCGGCGCCGAAGGCCAGTCCTACCTGAAGGCTGAGCAGCGATACCGCCGCGCCGACCACGGCGATCAGGAAGCCCAGGGCGATGATCCGCACCCGGCCGATGCGATCGGACAGCAGGCCGAACCAGCCCACACAGACGATGGAGACGATTTCCGCCACCACCTGGATATCGGCGTTGACGGCGCCTTCCTTTTCGAAGGCGATGCCGAAGATCTTGTCCAGCAGCAGGGGCTGGATGGAAATGGACAGCGCCGCCATCAGGGCGCCCACGGTCATCAGCAGATAGATGATGTTCCATTGGGTGGGGGCGAAGTCATCCGCCGTCGTCCCCTTGGCCGGAGCCTCAGCGTTCCTCGGCATCCATGCCTCCCGCATTCGCCCAAAGGCCGTTGAGGTGATTGTCGCGCAAGGCGCAGATTTCGCCGTTGGCCATGACGCTCATGGCGTAATCCAGTCCTGCGGCGGCTTGGGTCGGATCGCGGAAGGCGGTGCCCTTGACGAACATGCCGGGACGAACCACGCAGCCCTCGGCCTGCAGATACCAGCGCGGGGCCAGGTCGATCCAGATGGGCGGATTGATGCCGTCGTTGATCTGGATGTAGATGTCGCCCCAGACCGAGCGGGCTCCGGCTCCGGCGATGCTCACGACCTTGCCCTGATAGCGGAAGGGCACCATCCGTTCGTGGGCTTCGTTGCCCAGGGGGACGGCGGCGGGGGCCGGAGCCACCGCCAGGGCCACGCTCACCGCCTCGGGCAGGGGCATGCCCGGTGTGACCGCCGCCGGAAGCGGCGCCGCCTTGGCGCCCTTGGCGACGCTGCCTTTCTTCACGATGGTGTGGCAGCTGGCGCAGGGCATTTTTTCGCGGCCGTCCACATGGGGCGCCGGGGTTCCCTGGACGATGGGCAGGGTTCCCGATCCCGGTCCGGTGCCGATGGCCGGGGGGGTGACGATGTGGCAGCTGGAGCAGACCATCTTCTCGCGGCCGTCGCGATGGGGGGCGGGCATTCCGGCGACGATGGGCGGGGCCAGATCGTAGGTGTGGTCCTCCCAGGGATTGGCGTTGAACACGGCGGTCAGGACCAGGGCCATGCTGAAGGCAATGCCCAGCGCCATGATCCAAACCGCGATATTGGGATGTGCAACGGCCTTACTGCTCACGGGGACTCGATCGATGGCAAAGTGTTTAACCGGTTTGTGCTTTGGCGTCGGGGGTGGCCGCTTATAAGAACGGCTCCAAACTGTCGAGGCGGAAGTTTCTCATATCCCGGTTCGGAATGGAATGACCATAGCCCATCAGTCCATGCCGAAATCGGGCGCGGTTTCCGTCCAGACGGGGCTTCCGTCGATCAGGAAGTGTTCGGCTAGGGCTTTTTCCAAGGCCCACAACTCGCCGTCCTCGAAGACGATACGGACGAGGTCGTTGGGATCGCAGGCGGCCACCAGGGAGCGGATCTCGCGGGCTTCGCGCAAGATTTTGGAAATCTGCTGGCGGACGCTTTCGGTGTCCTCAGCGCAACGGCGCAGCTGTTCCGAGCGGTTGACTGCTTCTTGGACCAAGCTGCGGAAAAAGACGTTCTTGTCGCCGGCGAAATAGGCGGTGGTCAGGGTCGAGATGAATTTCCGCGTTCCGTCCCGGTCGCCATGGGCGGCGTTCAGATGTTCGGTCAGCACCTGGGTGGCGGTCATGGACAGATCGTTGAGGGCCAGCCCCAGAACCTCGGCCAAGGCCCGCATGCGGTCGATCCGCTGCGACGGGTCGAGGCCGGGGGGCGCCGGCGCGACGGTGCGGCTTTGGGCGATCTGGGACAATTCCTGGGTGATCTCTTGCGACAGCACCCGCTGGGAGCGCAGCTCATCGACGATGCCGTCGCGGCTGTCGCGGGTCACCTGGACCAGCTGGGCGGTGGCAGATGCCTGGGCCTCCAACTGGGCGGCCACCGCCTCGCGATGCTCGCGGAACAGCTGGGCCAGCAAGGTCATGGCCTCGTCGGTGCCGGATGCCTGCGCGGGCGCGGCAAGGGCGCGGCCCTCCTGGTTCAGCCGGATCAGCTGGGTGGTCGCTTCCACCTGGGCCTCCACCTGGGCGGCGATGGCGGCGCGATGCTCGCGGAACAGGTCGGCCAGCATGGCCACGGAGCCCTCCGACGACACATCGTTCCGGGACAGGGTTGTCACCTCGGATTTCAAGGTGTCCACGCTTTTCACGATCCGCGAGAGCATGATAATCAGGACGGTCAGTCCGATCGGCAAGGCGATGGACAGCAGCACGATGAAGAATTCATGGGGAAGCATGGTGAAGAGATTTTTCCAACCATTGAAAATGGTCAGATAGACGATGGACAGGACAGCCCAAATGACCGCGCCGATCAAGGCCGCGCGGGAGGCGGAATTCAACTTGCCGAAGGCTGCCTTGTTAAACCCCATCAACATAAGGACATCTCCCATGATGGCCGCAATCGCCATCCCAATGCGCCGCCCCGCAGGCGTTCCCCTTATAGTAACAGCAAGGCGAACGGCGGGATACCTTCGAAACAATCCATTGATATGGGTTGGGCGTCGATGCGTCAATGACTGAAATTGCGTATGATTATCACAATCCTATGCTTCGTCAACACGATGCTGCATTGTTGAACATGGCGGTGTACATGGCGGCGGCATTATGCTATCGCCCGAAATCAGGGTTTGTCCGGTCCTTGATGGGCCGGCGACGGTGATCGGCGGGCAGGAGGCAAGCATGAGCTATTCCCAGGAAATCAGCAGGGAGTGCAAGGGAGTCTTCTTGTTCATGGTCGATCAGTCCCGATCCATGAACAAGCCCTTCGGTCCCGATCGGTCGGGAAAGATGGTCAGCCGCGCCGAGGTGGTGGCCAATGCCTTGAACGGCACCTTGGAGGAACTGGTCAACCGCTGCATGCGCGATGAAGGCGTGCGCGATTATTTCGACATCGGGATCATCGGCTACGGCCGCACCAATCGCCCGGAATTCTGCTGGCGCGGCGGCTTGGCGGGTCGTCGGCTGGTTCCCATTCCGGAAGTGGCGGCCAAGGCCGAGATCGAGGAAGTGGAGATCGAAACTGAGATGCGCGGGCAGGTGCTGATCGAGCGCATCACCTTGTCGCGCTGGATCGATCCGGTGGGAGTGGACAGCACCCCCATGAACGCCGCGTTCGGTCTGGCCCATGCCACCTTGGCGGAATGGGTGCGCAACAATCCGGATTCGTTCCCGCCGGTGGTCATCAACATTACCGACGGCATGGCCAACGACGTCAATTCCGATGCCGAGCTTCTGGCCACGGCGCGCAAGCTGACCGGGCTGACGACCGGCGACGGCAATGTCTTGCTCATCAACTGCCATATCGCGGGCGGCAGCGATGCATCGGTGGTGTTCCCCGCTTCGGCGGCGGAACTGCCCCGCGCCCCCTATGCCAAGCTGCTGTTCGAGATGTCGAGCGAATTGTCCAATCGCCATCGCGCCGTCATCTGCGAAATCTTCGACCGTGACCCCGGCCGCACCCCTTCCATCAAGGGCATGGCTTTCAACGCCGATGCCGTGGCGTTGCTCAAGCTGCTGGATATCGGCACCCGTCAGGCCATCGGCCTGTCGGTGGCCATGGAGCCCTTCACGCCGCCGGGAATCGAGGCCGAATCCCTGATCGAGGATTCCTTCGTGCTGGAAGAACCGTCCGTGCGGATAGAATATGGCGATCAAGGCTGATCCGCCCTTGATCCGGCGCGCTACCCCCATGCTCACTTGGACGGCCCAGGGCCGCTCGATCGTCAAGCCCCGCAACGACAGCTACGCCGATGGCGACAGGCTGCGGTGGCGGCAAAACGAAGACCGGCTGCGGCTGGCCCGGATTCCCAACGGCCTGCTGGCCGCCGTCTCCGACGGAGCCGGAGGGGCGGGGCTGTTCTGCGGCCCCTGGGCCGAAACGCTGGTGAGCCGCCTGCCCAAGACCCCCATCGCCGGGGTGAATGCGCTGAACCAGTGGATGGACGGGTTCTGCCTGGGCTTTCGCTCGGAATACGCCGCCTTGTCCAAGGCCACTCCCGCCCGGTACAGCAAGTTCATCCGGGAAGGCTCGTTCGCCACGCTGGCGGCCGGCTGGCTCGTCCATCGTCAGGGCCGGGTCCGGCTGCGATGGATGGGCTATGGCGACAGCCAGATGATGGTGTTCGACCGCACCGGGCGCCAGCCTGTCCTGGCGACCTGTTATCCCGCCAGTTTATCGGCGCTGGATCGAGCGCCCTTCTTGCTCAACTGGAAGGATCTGCCACACGATTCCGGATTCCATGCCGGGGAAATGGTATTGCCGGATCGGGCGACGGTGGTGCTGGCGTCGGACGGGATCGGCCAGTATCTGCTGCTGCGGACCCTGGCCGGTCAGCCCCGCCCCGCGGCGGCGGCGGGGCTGGCGGGAGAATTCCAGCGGCTGTCCGGCACCGGCGATAGCAAGCTTGCCACGGCCGCCCGTGCCCATCGCGCCACGCCGGGGCCCGGCCTGTCCGCCGAGCTGACGGACCTGCGCGATTGCCTCAAATCCGATCAAGCCTTCGCCGATCGGGTCCGCGCCCTGTGCGGCAAGGGGCTGCTGGCCAATGACGATTGCACGTTGATCATGATCGACGTCGATCTTGCCCGGCCCCGGTAATTCGCCATGCCGCTTCCCCTGATCAACGATTACAAGGCAGCCATCGCCAACGCCAAAGGGCGTTTCGCGACCCTGGACGTCCGGCCGCATCTGGATGCCCGCTGCAGTCCGGTCTTCCTGGCGGGAAACTTCGCCGGGGTGTTCAAGATGGTGACCCCGGAGGGGGAGCATGTGGCGGTCAAATGCTTCACCCGCGAAGTCTCGGATCTGCCGCGCCGCTATGCCGCCGTGGCTAAGTTCTGCCGGACCGCCCAATGCCCCTATGTGGTGCCCCTGCGGTTTCTTCCGGCGGAGGTCTTCGTGACCTCCAGCGTCGCCCCCCATGCCGATTACGCTGTGGTGACCATGCCCTGGGTCGAGGGTCGGGGCCTGGGGGCCGTCGTCCAGATCCTGTGTCAGCGGGAAAACGCTCCCGCCCTGGCCGGATTGACCCGGGCGTGGAGTCGTCTGTGCCTGGATTTGCTGCAACGGGGCGTCGCCCATGGCGATCTGAAGCACGACAACGTCCTGGTCGGACAGGATGGCGCCCTGAAGCTGATCGACTATGATTCCATGTATCTGCCGGAGTTGAAGGGGCTGGCCTCGACCATGCTGGGGGGCGTCAATTTCCAGCACCCCCGGCGTGAGGTCCGGCATTTCGACGGGACCATCGACCATTTTTCCATGCTGGTGATTTTGCTGTCCCTGCGGGCCTTGACCTTCCAGCCCGATTTGCTGAAGCGTCATCACAACGGCGAGAATCTCGTCCTGACCAAAAGCGATTTCACCCGGCCGGACAGTTCGGATCTGTTGCGGCAATGGGCGCTCAGCCCGGACTTCCATGTCCGCGACTGGACGGAACATCTGATCAAGGCTGCCAAGGCTCCTATGATCGGGATCGCCGCCATGGAAGCCCTATTGAAGGCGGCGGCAAAAGTCGAGGCCGTTCCGGCCAAGCCACCCACCAAACGACTCCTCTCATTTTTTTCCTGAGGGCGCGGCAGCCATTGGATTTGACCGGATCGACGAGGGCCTGCCAGTCATAACCTCGGTCGCCGACAAATGCCTGATACCGACGAGCGCCCGGCCTGACTCGAAAGGGCTTTCCCACTGAAGGCGGCCATGATTCCCTACGGCATTGACGAGTTGCGCAGGGGTAATGTGATGACGCTGAAGGTTTCGGAAGCGATGACTGCGGCAGATCTGCGGTCCTGGGCACGGCGCTGTGGCGACAGCCGGGCATCCACTCGGGCCTACGCCATTGCCAATGCGCTGGAAGGAATGGACCGCGCCGAGGCTGCCCGGCTGGCCGGACTGGAACGCCAAGCGTTGCGTGACGCGGTGATCCGCTACAATGCCGAGGGCGTGTCCGGCCTGTTCAACCGTCCACGCGGCCGCCGTCCGGAATGGCTGACCGAGAGCGAACAGGCGACACTCGCCGCCGCAATCTTCAAGGGGCCGAAGCCCGAGGTGGATGGGGTCTGCACCTGGACCCGCGAGGCACTGGCGATCTGGATTTCGGTCAAGTTCGGCAAGACAGTGCATCCCTCCAGCCTATCGCGCATCCTGCGGCGCATGGGGATGTCACGCCAGAAGGCTCGGCCGGTCCATCCCAAAACCGATGCCAAGGCGCAGGAGCGTTTTCAAAAAAAGGCCTTCGCGACGCCGTAACGGCGACGCAAATGGCCTACCCCGCCAAGCGGGTCACCCTGTGGTTCCAGGACGAGGCCCGTTTCGGGCAGAAAGGGCGGCTGTGCCATCGCTGGTGGCTCAAGGGCCAGCGCCCACCCGGCCTCTGCGACCATCGCTTCGACTGGACCTATATCTTCGCCGCCGCCCAACCTGCGACAGGCGACGCCTTCGCCCTCGTCCTGCCCGAAGTTTCCACCGAGGCCATGGATCTGTTCATGGCCGAATTCTCCAAAACTCTTCCCCCCGACGAGCACGCCCTGATGGTCGTCGATGGTGCGGGATGGCACACCAGCAAGACCCTGGCCATCCCCGACAACATCACACTCGTGCGCCTGCCGCCATACTCGCCGGAACTCAACCCGGTCGAACGCATATGGTTGTTCCTGCGGGAACGCTTCCTCTCGCTCTGCGTCTGGCCGGACCAACCCGCCATCGTCCGGGCCTGTTGCGAGGCTTGGAACGCTCTCGTCGCCGAAACCGGCCGGATCAAGAGCCTCTGTTTCCAGCCCTGGATCAGAAAGGTCATCTCGTAGGCTCGCCGGTATGAGCCGTCGGTAAGCCCTCAAGCATGGTCGGGGCCGCCGCCTTGTCGGAGGTTTTGCTAGGCGTTAGCAGCAATTTCACCGGCAATCCACGCACGTCCACGATGGTATGGATTTTGGTACTCAGTCCTCCACGAGAACGGCTGATGGCGATATCCGCGCCCCCTTTTTACCCCCAGCGGCATGCTGTTGGGCGGGGCACGACCTCCCATATAGAGTCTTGTCAGGAGGGGGGGATCTGCGCTATTGAAGATGCGAGCTAATCGCACTACTTAATTGCGCTGGGTATTCCAATGAAGAAGATTGCCAGTTTGTCGAACGTTTTGGCTGGAGCCCTTGTCCTTCCCTCCCTCGTCCTTGCCGTATTACCTGCCGTTGCAGATGAAGTCGCTCCTGAGGTAGAAAAGGGGTTCTGGGATCGTGAGAAGCTGACCGGCGATTGGGGGGGGATTCGCACGGATCTGGCCGACAGGGGCGTCGAGTTGACCGCGACCTACACCGCGGAAACCCTTGGCAATCCCTCGGGCGGCATCAAGCGGCGCGCTGTTGGCGCGGCCCTTCTGCAAGGTGATCTGGACGTCAATCTGGATAAGCTGGTTGGGTGGCAGGGCGGCAAAATCCACGCTACAGCGTTCCATATCCAGGGCCGTCAGCTGACCTCCAACTTTATCGGCGGCCTGATCCCGGTCTCCAGTGTAGAGGCTGCGCCTTCCACCCGTCTGTTCTCGCTGTGGTTCGAGCAAAGCGTGCTCGATGACAGGGCTTCCCTGCGCTTCGGTCAGATCCCCATGCAGGAGGAGTTCTTCACCAGCACCTACGCGGCCTATATGGTGAACAGCGCTTTCGGCTGGCCAGCCATCTATGCCGCCAACATGCCATCGGGCGGTGGCGGCTATCCCCTGGCTAACATGGGCACCCGCCTGAAGGTCAAGCCCACCGAAGAGATCAGCCTGATGGCCGCTGTATTCTCCGGCAACGTGGCGCCTGGCACCAATGTGGGCAACGATGCCCAGAAGCGCAATCGCAGCGGCACGGATTTCTCCTTCGATTCTCCCCCGGTATGGTTCGGTGAGGCTGCCTATTCCATCAACCAGGACAAGGACTCGCTAGGACTGCCAGCGACTTTCAAGCTTGGTGGCTGGTATTACAACGGCCGGACTGCCGATCAGCATTTCGACAATACCGGCCTGTCCCTGGGCAGCGGCGCAAGCTCGGGCGTCGCCCGGAATCTGCATGGCAACTGGGCCGTTTACGGCATCGTCGATCACATGCTGTGGAAGCGCGAAGGCACGGTGGACAGCGGGGTCGGCGCCTTCTTCCGCACGACATACATGCCTGACGACCGCAATCAGATGTCCTATTGGCTTGATACCGGCCTGACCCTGAAGGGGACCTTCGAGGGGCGTGATGACGACATCACCGGCATCTCGTTCGCCTATGGCAAGATGAGTGACGAACTGGCGTCGCGCGATGCCGATGCTCGCCGCTTTGGCACCGCCACCGCGCCGGATCACGACTTCGAATCCGTGGTCGAGATCATGTACAGCTACGCCGTCACCCCTTGGTGGTCCGTTACCGGTTTTGGCCAGTACCTGTTCCATCCGGGCGGCACCACCACCTTGCCCGAGAACACCTCCAAGACCATTCCCGATGCCAGCGTGCTGGGCCTCAGGACCTCTTTCAAGCTTTAGCCGTTTTCGTGCCGGCCCTGGACAGC includes:
- a CDS encoding IS630 family transposase, whose amino-acid sequence is MAYPAKRVTLWFQDEARFGQKGRLCHRWWLKGQRPPGLCDHRFDWTYIFAAAQPATGDAFALVLPEVSTEAMDLFMAEFSKTLPPDEHALMVVDGAGWHTSKTLAIPDNITLVRLPPYSPELNPVERIWLFLRERFLSLCVWPDQPAIVRACCEAWNALVAETGRIKSLCFQPWIRKVIS
- a CDS encoding carbohydrate porin; this translates as MKKIASLSNVLAGALVLPSLVLAVLPAVADEVAPEVEKGFWDREKLTGDWGGIRTDLADRGVELTATYTAETLGNPSGGIKRRAVGAALLQGDLDVNLDKLVGWQGGKIHATAFHIQGRQLTSNFIGGLIPVSSVEAAPSTRLFSLWFEQSVLDDRASLRFGQIPMQEEFFTSTYAAYMVNSAFGWPAIYAANMPSGGGGYPLANMGTRLKVKPTEEISLMAAVFSGNVAPGTNVGNDAQKRNRSGTDFSFDSPPVWFGEAAYSINQDKDSLGLPATFKLGGWYYNGRTADQHFDNTGLSLGSGASSGVARNLHGNWAVYGIVDHMLWKREGTVDSGVGAFFRTTYMPDDRNQMSYWLDTGLTLKGTFEGRDDDITGISFAYGKMSDELASRDADARRFGTATAPDHDFESVVEIMYSYAVTPWWSVTGFGQYLFHPGGTTTLPENTSKTIPDASVLGLRTSFKL